TTTTTTCTTATTATCACTACAAAAACCCACCACCCGCCCCACCCCCCCCCCCCGCGCCGCAGTCCAAATAAAGTCTATGCTACTTGGAACCCGTTCGACACGCGCGGTGTCAAATCAAGAAGCAACACAACGCCAGAGCGCCTAACGCTAGAATCGAGGTGAAATGCTTTGTCATTTCCAAAGGCCCGCGTACGCCCTGTGTCCCCGCCACCCGTCATCAACGTGACCCCGTTAATCGATGTGCTGCTCGTGTTGCTAATCATCTTCATGGTGATCCAGCCGCACAAAGAAGCGAAGCTGCCGGTTAAGGCTCCGGAGCGCGCGTCGGGCATTGAAGAACCGTCGCCCGAAACGCTGATGCTGACCGTAGCACACGATATGCGGCTTGAGCTTAACTCAAAGCCTATTGAAGTAGGCGAGCTTCTCCCATTGTTGGCAGATTTGATGGAACAGCGCCCTCTCGATACAAGAACGCTTTTCATCAAGGCTCCGCCGATGCTCGCTTACGGACCCGTCGTGCTGTTGATAGACCTCGCGAAGGGCGCAGGCGTAGTTACCGTCGGTTTGGTGAAGGACGAGGGCTGACCTGAAGTAACACCTGGGAGCGCAGGCATCCCTGCCTGCTTTGCGTTGCGCTAGAAGAGGCAGGCAGGGATGCCTGCGCTCCCAGGTGTTACTTCAGTCGGCCGTCGAAAATGACGTCCGGGCCGAGCCTGCGTATCTTGACCGAGGAAAAAGTTATCGCGTCGCTGAGCCGGGTTATTTCCAGATCGCCGATCGCTTCAGTCCCCTGGCCGATTATCTTCGGAGCTATGACAACAACCAGGCGATCGACTGCTCGGGCCGCAAGCAGCGATGTGATGACGCCCTTTCCCCCTTCAACAAGCACCGATGCGACGCCGCGACGCCCAAGCTCTTCAAGCAAGCGCGAGATATCGATTCCTGAGCGGTTCCGGGCGGCCGGTAGGCGGAGTATCTCGGCGCCAAGTTCCTGAATCTTGCTCGCGCGATTGGGATCGGCGGTGACGTCCGCCGCCACGAGCGTCCGCGGCGCCGCGCCGCCGGCGAGCACGCGCGAAGCGAGCGGTATGCGAAGTTTGCTGTCGATGATAACTCGTAGCGGATCGCGGCCTTTTATCAGCCTGACTGTCAATTGCGGGTCGTCGGCCAGCACCGTCCCTATGCCCACCAGGATCGCGTCGTGCTCGCGGCGCAGCTTGTGAGCCAGTTGCAGGGAAGGCGGTGCGCTTATCCATCGCGAATCGCCAGTCGAGGTGGCGATGCGGCCGTCGAGCGACTGAGCGAACTTTACCGTGACGAACGGAACACCGGTCGCAGAATACTTAAAGTACTTTTCATTCAGCGCGCGGCAAGCTTGCTCTAAGATGCCGGTCTCTACTTCGATGCTTTCAAGCTGATTGAGAATCCCACCGCCCGCGGGCTGAGATTGATCATTGTAGTCTCTTGCGCCGACGACAATGCGAGCGACGCGACTATCGATCAATCGCCTCACACAGGATTCGTTTGGGGTATCGCGGCGCGGCTCGATGTTGGTGTACACGGTTGCGCCGCGGGCCAGCCCTCCGGCCTCGTCAACAGCGGCGACGACGGCGGGGGGCCCTCCTTCGCGGCAGTAGCCCCGACCCACCACGCGGCCATCGGCCACCACGAGAGCCCCAGCCAGTGGTTCGCGCGAAGGCCGATCAACGCCGCGCTCGGCAAGCCTGATCGCCATTCGCATGAACTTGTCATCGGTCGTTCGCATGAATTGTTTCAGTCTATCGCAGCAGACCAACCACTGACTACTGACCGCTGAGTTGGGCAGTGTCCTAATCTTGTGTTGATATTTGCTAGTGTCCTAGATACCGTTTGCGGATTATTTCCGGTGGAAGCTAAGATTGATTCGCAATGGTTGTCGAGCTTGTGAAAGAGTTCACGTTTGAAGCGGCTCACCGCTTACCCCGCGTTCCGCATGATCACAAATGCGCGCGGCTGCACGGACATTCCTTCAGATGCGAGGTCGCCGTGCGCGGAGATGTTGATCCAACGACCGGATGGTTCATCGACTACGCCGAGATCTCCGACGCATTCGAGCCGCTGCGCCAGCGGCTGGACCACTATTACTTGAACGAGATAGATGGGCTCGACAACGCCACCAGCGAGAACCTCGCGCGCTGGATATGGGAGCGTTTAGAAGGCCGTCTGTCCGGGCTTCATCGAGTGACGATTCGGGAAACCTGCTCATCGCGATGCGATTACTTCGGGGAATGAGAGAGCTACCGGGTAACGGGCGGGAAGGCGCTGACGGGACATCACGCGGCACTGATCGATGCGGATATCGAAACTACTGCTTTCCTGCGAAGCTTATCCGCGGACATTGCGCGGTCGGCTGATAACAATAACTCGTCGATAGATTCGCCGTCCGCGCCGAAGCAGGCCCACCCAACGCTTATGCCGGCGAATACGCTCGAACCGTTGGTTCCAAACGTGCGGTCGTCTACGGCTTGCTGAATCCGATGAACCAACGCGCGCACCTCGATCGCCTCGATCTGCGCAAGTGCAATGAGCTCATCGCCAGCGTACCGGCTGAGAAAGTCTTCGGATCGGAATTGGCGCGTGAGCAAACCGGCTATTTCACGCACCGCGTCGTCACCCGCCCCGCCTGCAGGCGAGTCATTCACGCTCTCGAAGCCGTCGATATCCATAATCAACAGCGCGAAGCTAGCACCATAGCGGCGCGCTCGATCTGCCTCTTGCTCGAAACGAAGCCTTAGCGCCCGCGCATTCGGCAGGCCGGTGAGCGGATCTGATAGTTGGGTTTCTGTTTCTTCGTGATGCACGGCGTTTGCTATGGCGTCGGCAGCGAGCTTGCCCACCGCTTCGACCAGCCGCAGATGGTCGGGTGAGTAGGCGTCGAGGTCGGCAGAATAGAGCGTGAGTGCGCCTAGCACGTCGTCGCCTTTCAGCAAAGGCACTGCGATCACCGTGCGGTAAGGCGTATCGAGCTTGACCTGCGCGGCGTCGAAATCAAGCTGCGGATCACAGTTGTACATCGGCTGGCGGTTGGAGACGACCCAGCCTGTTATGCCGGATCCGAGTATGATGCTCGCGCCCTTGAAGCGCTCGGCGTTGCGGCCGCTGACATGCACCGCTTCGACGTCAATCGAGTTCGACTTCCCAAGGTAAAGAACGCAGGTTGTGTGGCTGACGATATCCTGCAGCCTTGAAGAGAAGACCGCGAACATATCGCGCAGGTCCAGGCTCGTTCCAATTGTCTGGGCTATTTCGTAGAGTGCCGTAACCTCGCGATGCGCGTTGCGAATGGGCTCGAACGCTATCTGGTGGCTGTCTATCTTTTGCGCGCCGGCATCCGGTCTGATTGCGAGCTTCGGCCCCGGCGCCTTGACCTCTCTCTTTTGCTGCTTTATTTCGGCTTCAAACTTCGGAAGGTGTTCGAGAAACAGCCGGACCACTTCAGGATCGTACATCGATCCGCTGCTGCTCTTGATCAGAGCGATTGCTTGCTCGCGAGTCATCGCCTTGCGATACTGCCGATCCTCGCGCACCGCGTCGAAGCAATCGACGACGGACAGGATGCGCGCAGTGACGGGTATCTGCTCGCCACGCAGCCCGTCGGGGTAACCGCGGCCGTCCCATCTCTCATGGTGGTGCCTCACCACCGGCACGACCGGATACGGAAACGCGACTCGGCTTAGGATCTCCGCCCCGACTATTGTGTGAAGCTTCATCGTATCGAACTCGGCGGGCGTGAGCTTGTCTGGCTTGTTGAGGATATAGTCGGGCACGGCAAGCTTGCCGATGTCGTGAAGCAGCGCGCCGGCCTTCAACGCTTCGGTCTCCGGTTCACTCAGTCCGAAAAGACGGGCGAGTCCGGCCGCGTAGATCTGAACGCGATGGACATGGTCGTGAGTGACTTCGTCTTTTGCGTCGATCGCGATCGCCAGCGCCTCGATCGTTCGCAGATGCAGGTCGGTCATCTCTTCCACGTGGCGAATCGACGACTGCACCTTTTCGAGATAGTTCTTGTACGTCAGGAACGTGATCGCCAGGATCGGGACCGCGACAATGAAACCGTAGAACGAGATTACTGTTATCAGCTTGAAGATCAGCGCGGCGGCGGCGGCTCCAGCGAAGTACGACATCCAGGTCCACAAAAACGATTCCCGCCACGTCCTCAGAATGCCTCTGCCGTTTCGGAGCGAGGCTACAATGCTGTCCAGTGTGGAGCTCAACACATAGTGAACCAACGCCAGCGATTCTGCGGCCAGGATCAGGCGGCTCACGTCGGAAGCGACTTCATTGGGATTGCCGAATACAAGCGCAACCATCGAGCTTGACGCGAAGACGGACAGGCTCATCGCGCCCGCGCGGAACGGAGCAACCCTCCTGCGATTAGGATCGCGAAGCGAACACAATATGGCGTTGACTCCAGCAAGCACCACCGAGGGCCAAACGCCGTAGAGCAAGACTGAAAGGTAGATGAAGGTGTTATCCAGCGAGACGGTGCTATCAGTCCTGGGAATTCGAATGCTCGTGCGTCCGACTACCAGCGTGGTGGCAAGGCCGAGCAGAATCCAATCGACGCTCAGCTCGCCAGTCGCGACGACATAGGCGGCGTAAACAAAGACGCTCAACCCCGCCGCCGAGACCGCGCTCATGAAGGCGCTCGCCGCGTCGTTCTCCGATCTCCTGACCCGATGTTCAATCGCTTCAGCCAAGGCCTTTTGACACTCCCGGCGCATAGTCCAACTTCAAACCGAGTCTTCTTCAATTCAATGCTCGTGCCGCGATAGCGATGGAATTCGAATGCCGGCGTTGATCGGAGAAACGCTACCCGCTCGGCGGGCAGGCGGGTCGTCGGGCTCGCAAATGCCTTGGAGAAGAAGGGGTTGACTTCGCACTCCGCGGGCCCATTGGATAACGAGGCAACAGCGAACTCTTTGGGTGAGTCCCGGTGCGCAGGTTTATTGGGGCAGAATCGGTCAGAATGAAGGAAGCAGTCACGGTCAATCTCACTCAACGAGTTTCGGCAGCCCGCGCCGACGCTCGTCTGTCACAGCCTCGCGCGGGTTATGGAAGCGGGCTAGAATGTTCTGTGAAAACCGAGAAGATGCGAATCACCGAAATCTATCAGAGCATTCAGGGCGAATCGAGCTACGCGGGGTTGCCGTGCGTGTTCGTTCGCACCACTGGCTGCGATCTGAGGTGTAGCTGGTGCGATTCGGAGTTCACCTTCACCGGCGGCACGACGATGACGCTCGATCAGATCCTGAGCGAGGTCGAGAAGTATGACTGCGAGCTGGTGGAGCTTACCGGCGGCGAGCCGTTGCTGCAATCGGAGATCTACGCGCTTGCGGCGAGGCTCGCGGATGCGGGACATACGGTGCTTATCGAAACCGGTGGACATCGCGATATATCAAGGCTCGACCCTCGAGTCGTTCGCATTATGGATTTGAAGTGTCCGGCTTCGGGCGAGTGTGAAAAGAACCTCTGGTCTAATCTCGAACATCTGCGCCCCTTTGATGAGGTTAAGTTTGTCATTGCAGATCGAGCCGACTACGACTGGTCGCTCGAGACAATTCGTGAGCACCGATTAGAAGATCGCGTGAAGCTCTTGATTTCGACAGCGTTTGGAATGATCGAGCCGGAGGAGGTCGTCGCGTGGATGCTCGAGGATAAATTGCGCGGGCGGTTTCAGCTACAGCTTCACAAATACATCTGGCCGCCGGAAGCGAGGGCGCGGTAGGCAAAAGGCACTGCCTTCCGCCTTCCGATTCTACATACCCATTATGTTATAGCCGCAATCTACGTGAAGGACTTCGCCGGTGACCCCGCGCGACAAGTTGGAAAGCAAGAATAGCGCGGCGTCGGCGACTTCGGATTGATCGATGTTGCGGCGGAGCGGAGCGCGGTTGCGCATGTGCTCGAGGATCTTTGAGAAACCGCCGATGCCCGCCGAGGCCAGAGTCTTCACAGGACCCGCGGAGATGGCGTTCACTCTAATGTTCTGCGGGCCGAGATTCGCAGCGAGATACTTCATGCTCATATCGAGCGCGGCCTTCGCCACACCCATAACGTTGTAGCCTGGAATCACTCGCTCGCCGCCAAAATAGGTGAGCGTCACGATGCTGCCTCCATGTTCTTCCATTAGCGGCGCGGCTTCTCTCGCGATCGCGGCCAACGAGTAGACGCTGACGTCTTGCGCGACCCGGTACCCCTCACGCGAGGTGTTGAGATATTCGCCTTCCAGTTCTTCGCGAAGCGCGTAACCTATTCCATGCACCACGAAATCGAGCGTGCCAAATTCTTTCTTGACCGCCTGAAACACGGCAGTGATGTCTTCGTCACGAGTCACATCGCACGGAAGCACGAGCGGATCTTTCAACGACCCGGCAAGCTCTCGCGCGTTCTCTTCGAGCCTCTCACCTTGATAGGTCAGAGCGATGCGCGCGCCCTCTTCCGCCGCGCGGCGTGCGATCGCCCAGGCCAGGCTTCGCTTGTTGGCCACGCCGAACACGATGCCGGTCTTTCCCTCCAGGAGCATCTGGTTCCTCTTCTCAAGCCGCAATTGAAAATTGAAAATTGAAAATTAGAAATTGCAAATTGAGATCGAGCGCCGCGCGATGTCGTTCAATTTTCATTTTGCAATTTTCAATTCTCAATTTTCAATGCAGTTTCATTCAGTTTCAACTAAGACTTTTCACTGCCGCTTTTCGGGAGTGATCTTCATCGTCATCTCTTTACCATCGCGGCGTATCACGGCTTCGACTTCTTCGCCCCCTCGCATCTCGCCAAGCGCGTAGGTGTAGTCGTACACGTTCTTGATCGGCATCTTTCCCAGCTTCACTACGATATCGCCCGCACGCAGGCCCGCTTTTTCAGCAGGCGAGCCGGCCCGCACTCCGTCCAGTTTCAGACCGTCGCTTTGATCGGAGTAGTTGGGCACGGTTCCCAGATAAACGCGAAACCCTCGCCCGGTTGGCCTCTGTTCCACTTTCACCTTGGTAAACGCGATGCGTTGCGGTTCATTGGCAACAGAGATGGCAATCTCGCGAACAAACTCGGCGACCTGCTTTAACCCTTCGGCGTTGATCTTGTCCGCAGTATCCGAGGGTTTGTGATAATCGTCGTGCGTGCCGGTGAAGAAGAACAATACGGGTACATCGCGCACGTAGAAGGACTGGTGATCGCTCGGTCCGAAGCCGTCCTCGCCGAAGCCTAGTTGAAAGC
This window of the Acidobacteriota bacterium genome carries:
- the queD gene encoding 6-carboxytetrahydropterin synthase QueD yields the protein MVVELVKEFTFEAAHRLPRVPHDHKCARLHGHSFRCEVAVRGDVDPTTGWFIDYAEISDAFEPLRQRLDHYYLNEIDGLDNATSENLARWIWERLEGRLSGLHRVTIRETCSSRCDYFGE
- a CDS encoding biopolymer transporter ExbD, whose translation is MSFPKARVRPVSPPPVINVTPLIDVLLVLLIIFMVIQPHKEAKLPVKAPERASGIEEPSPETLMLTVAHDMRLELNSKPIEVGELLPLLADLMEQRPLDTRTLFIKAPPMLAYGPVVLLIDLAKGAGVVTVGLVKDEG
- the ribD gene encoding bifunctional diaminohydroxyphosphoribosylaminopyrimidine deaminase/5-amino-6-(5-phosphoribosylamino)uracil reductase RibD; amino-acid sequence: MRTTDDKFMRMAIRLAERGVDRPSREPLAGALVVADGRVVGRGYCREGGPPAVVAAVDEAGGLARGATVYTNIEPRRDTPNESCVRRLIDSRVARIVVGARDYNDQSQPAGGGILNQLESIEVETGILEQACRALNEKYFKYSATGVPFVTVKFAQSLDGRIATSTGDSRWISAPPSLQLAHKLRREHDAILVGIGTVLADDPQLTVRLIKGRDPLRVIIDSKLRIPLASRVLAGGAAPRTLVAADVTADPNRASKIQELGAEILRLPAARNRSGIDISRLLEELGRRGVASVLVEGGKGVITSLLAARAVDRLVVVIAPKIIGQGTEAIGDLEITRLSDAITFSSVKIRRLGPDVIFDGRLK
- a CDS encoding enoyl-ACP reductase, with the translated sequence MLLEGKTGIVFGVANKRSLAWAIARRAAEEGARIALTYQGERLEENARELAGSLKDPLVLPCDVTRDEDITAVFQAVKKEFGTLDFVVHGIGYALREELEGEYLNTSREGYRVAQDVSVYSLAAIAREAAPLMEEHGGSIVTLTYFGGERVIPGYNVMGVAKAALDMSMKYLAANLGPQNIRVNAISAGPVKTLASAGIGGFSKILEHMRNRAPLRRNIDQSEVADAALFLLSNLSRGVTGEVLHVDCGYNIMGM
- a CDS encoding radical SAM protein, encoding MKEAVTVNLTQRVSAARADARLSQPRAGYGSGLECSVKTEKMRITEIYQSIQGESSYAGLPCVFVRTTGCDLRCSWCDSEFTFTGGTTMTLDQILSEVEKYDCELVELTGGEPLLQSEIYALAARLADAGHTVLIETGGHRDISRLDPRVVRIMDLKCPASGECEKNLWSNLEHLRPFDEVKFVIADRADYDWSLETIREHRLEDRVKLLISTAFGMIEPEEVVAWMLEDKLRGRFQLQLHKYIWPPEARAR
- a CDS encoding HD domain-containing phosphohydrolase; this translates as MAEAIEHRVRRSENDAASAFMSAVSAAGLSVFVYAAYVVATGELSVDWILLGLATTLVVGRTSIRIPRTDSTVSLDNTFIYLSVLLYGVWPSVVLAGVNAILCSLRDPNRRRVAPFRAGAMSLSVFASSSMVALVFGNPNEVASDVSRLILAAESLALVHYVLSSTLDSIVASLRNGRGILRTWRESFLWTWMSYFAGAAAAALIFKLITVISFYGFIVAVPILAITFLTYKNYLEKVQSSIRHVEEMTDLHLRTIEALAIAIDAKDEVTHDHVHRVQIYAAGLARLFGLSEPETEALKAGALLHDIGKLAVPDYILNKPDKLTPAEFDTMKLHTIVGAEILSRVAFPYPVVPVVRHHHERWDGRGYPDGLRGEQIPVTARILSVVDCFDAVREDRQYRKAMTREQAIALIKSSSGSMYDPEVVRLFLEHLPKFEAEIKQQKREVKAPGPKLAIRPDAGAQKIDSHQIAFEPIRNAHREVTALYEIAQTIGTSLDLRDMFAVFSSRLQDIVSHTTCVLYLGKSNSIDVEAVHVSGRNAERFKGASIILGSGITGWVVSNRQPMYNCDPQLDFDAAQVKLDTPYRTVIAVPLLKGDDVLGALTLYSADLDAYSPDHLRLVEAVGKLAADAIANAVHHEETETQLSDPLTGLPNARALRLRFEQEADRARRYGASFALLIMDIDGFESVNDSPAGGAGDDAVREIAGLLTRQFRSEDFLSRYAGDELIALAQIEAIEVRALVHRIQQAVDDRTFGTNGSSVFAGISVGWACFGADGESIDELLLSADRAMSADKLRRKAVVSISASISAA